In one window of Gossypium hirsutum isolate 1008001.06 chromosome A01, Gossypium_hirsutum_v2.1, whole genome shotgun sequence DNA:
- the LOC121230437 gene encoding cytokinin riboside 5'-monophosphate phosphoribohydrolase LOG3 isoform X1 has translation MEMESETKQSKFKRICVFCGSSQGKKRSYQDAAIELGRELVTRNIDLVYGGGSIGLMGLVSQAVHNGGRHVIGVIPKTLMPRELTGETIGEVKAVADMHQRKAEMAKHSDAFIALPGGYGTLEELLEVITWAQLGIHDKSVGLLNVDGYYNSLLSFMDKAVEEGFISPSARQIIVSAPTAKELVKKLEEYVPCHERVASKLNWEMEQLGYSKTYDISR, from the exons ATGGAGATGGAGAGTGAAACAAAGCAATCAAAATTCAAGAGGATTTGTGTGTTTTGTGGAAGTAGTCAAGGCAAAAAGAGAAGTTACCAAGATGCTGCTATTGAGCTTGGAAGGGAATTG GTCACAAGGAACATTGATTTGGTCTATGGAGGAGGTAGCATAGGATTGATGGGTTTAGTTTCACAAGCTGTTCATAATGGTGGTCGCCATGTCATTGG CGTTATTCCCAAGACACTCATGCCTCGAGAG TTAACTGGTGAAACAATAGGGGAAGTGAAAGCTGTTGCAGATATGCATCAAAGGAAGGCAGAGATGGCTAAGCATTCCGATGCTTTCATTGCCTTACCAG GTGGTTATGGAACTCTTGAAGAACTACTTGAAGTCATTACTTGGGCTCAGCTCGGAATTCATGATAAATCA GTTGGCTTGTTGAATGTTGATGGATACTATAACTCATTGCTTTCCTTTATGGATAAAGCTGTCGAAGAAGGGTTTATTAGTCCAAGTGCACGCCAAATCATTGTATCTGCACCCACAGCAAAGGAGCTAGTAAAGAAATTGGAG GAATATGTCCCCTGCCATGAAAGAGTTGCTTCAAAGTTGAATTGGGAGATGGAACAGCTTGGTTACTCTAAAACATATGATATATCTAGGTAA
- the LOC121230437 gene encoding cytokinin riboside 5'-monophosphate phosphoribohydrolase LOG3 isoform X2, with product MNFYFHKGCIVYLYCVYLLVTRNIDLVYGGGSIGLMGLVSQAVHNGGRHVIGVIPKTLMPRELTGETIGEVKAVADMHQRKAEMAKHSDAFIALPGGYGTLEELLEVITWAQLGIHDKSVGLLNVDGYYNSLLSFMDKAVEEGFISPSARQIIVSAPTAKELVKKLEEYVPCHERVASKLNWEMEQLGYSKTYDISR from the exons ATGAACTTCTATTTCCATAAAGGTTGTATTGTTTATTTGTATTGTGTATATCTTCTG GTCACAAGGAACATTGATTTGGTCTATGGAGGAGGTAGCATAGGATTGATGGGTTTAGTTTCACAAGCTGTTCATAATGGTGGTCGCCATGTCATTGG CGTTATTCCCAAGACACTCATGCCTCGAGAG TTAACTGGTGAAACAATAGGGGAAGTGAAAGCTGTTGCAGATATGCATCAAAGGAAGGCAGAGATGGCTAAGCATTCCGATGCTTTCATTGCCTTACCAG GTGGTTATGGAACTCTTGAAGAACTACTTGAAGTCATTACTTGGGCTCAGCTCGGAATTCATGATAAATCA GTTGGCTTGTTGAATGTTGATGGATACTATAACTCATTGCTTTCCTTTATGGATAAAGCTGTCGAAGAAGGGTTTATTAGTCCAAGTGCACGCCAAATCATTGTATCTGCACCCACAGCAAAGGAGCTAGTAAAGAAATTGGAG GAATATGTCCCCTGCCATGAAAGAGTTGCTTCAAAGTTGAATTGGGAGATGGAACAGCTTGGTTACTCTAAAACATATGATATATCTAGGTAA
- the LOC121230437 gene encoding cytokinin riboside 5'-monophosphate phosphoribohydrolase LOG3 isoform X4 yields the protein MVTRNIDLVYGGGSIGLMGLVSQAVHNGGRHVIGVIPKTLMPRELTGETIGEVKAVADMHQRKAEMAKHSDAFIALPGGYGTLEELLEVITWAQLGIHDKSVGLLNVDGYYNSLLSFMDKAVEEGFISPSARQIIVSAPTAKELVKKLEEYVPCHERVASKLNWEMEQLGYSKTYDISR from the exons ATG GTCACAAGGAACATTGATTTGGTCTATGGAGGAGGTAGCATAGGATTGATGGGTTTAGTTTCACAAGCTGTTCATAATGGTGGTCGCCATGTCATTGG CGTTATTCCCAAGACACTCATGCCTCGAGAG TTAACTGGTGAAACAATAGGGGAAGTGAAAGCTGTTGCAGATATGCATCAAAGGAAGGCAGAGATGGCTAAGCATTCCGATGCTTTCATTGCCTTACCAG GTGGTTATGGAACTCTTGAAGAACTACTTGAAGTCATTACTTGGGCTCAGCTCGGAATTCATGATAAATCA GTTGGCTTGTTGAATGTTGATGGATACTATAACTCATTGCTTTCCTTTATGGATAAAGCTGTCGAAGAAGGGTTTATTAGTCCAAGTGCACGCCAAATCATTGTATCTGCACCCACAGCAAAGGAGCTAGTAAAGAAATTGGAG GAATATGTCCCCTGCCATGAAAGAGTTGCTTCAAAGTTGAATTGGGAGATGGAACAGCTTGGTTACTCTAAAACATATGATATATCTAGGTAA
- the LOC121230437 gene encoding cytokinin riboside 5'-monophosphate phosphoribohydrolase LOG3 isoform X3, producing the protein MSFNVNVTRNIDLVYGGGSIGLMGLVSQAVHNGGRHVIGVIPKTLMPRELTGETIGEVKAVADMHQRKAEMAKHSDAFIALPGGYGTLEELLEVITWAQLGIHDKSVGLLNVDGYYNSLLSFMDKAVEEGFISPSARQIIVSAPTAKELVKKLEEYVPCHERVASKLNWEMEQLGYSKTYDISR; encoded by the exons ATGAGTTTCAatgttaat GTCACAAGGAACATTGATTTGGTCTATGGAGGAGGTAGCATAGGATTGATGGGTTTAGTTTCACAAGCTGTTCATAATGGTGGTCGCCATGTCATTGG CGTTATTCCCAAGACACTCATGCCTCGAGAG TTAACTGGTGAAACAATAGGGGAAGTGAAAGCTGTTGCAGATATGCATCAAAGGAAGGCAGAGATGGCTAAGCATTCCGATGCTTTCATTGCCTTACCAG GTGGTTATGGAACTCTTGAAGAACTACTTGAAGTCATTACTTGGGCTCAGCTCGGAATTCATGATAAATCA GTTGGCTTGTTGAATGTTGATGGATACTATAACTCATTGCTTTCCTTTATGGATAAAGCTGTCGAAGAAGGGTTTATTAGTCCAAGTGCACGCCAAATCATTGTATCTGCACCCACAGCAAAGGAGCTAGTAAAGAAATTGGAG GAATATGTCCCCTGCCATGAAAGAGTTGCTTCAAAGTTGAATTGGGAGATGGAACAGCTTGGTTACTCTAAAACATATGATATATCTAGGTAA
- the LOC121230441 gene encoding aquaporin PIP2-2 yields MAKDVEVGGEFQAKDYHDPPPAPLVDAQELTQWSFYRAIIAEFIATLLFLYITVLTVIGYKSQVDPDKGGQDCDGVGILGIAWAFGGMIFILVYCTAGISGGHINPAVTFGLFLARKVSLVRAILYMAAQCLGAICGCGLVKAFQKSYYNKYGGGANSLADGYSTGTGLAAEIIGTFVLVYTVFSATDPKRNARDSHVPVLAPLPIGFAVFMVHLATIPITGTGINPARSFGAAVMFNQDKPWDDHWIFWVGPFIGAAIAAIYHQYILRAGAAKALGSFRSSSAM; encoded by the exons ATGGCTAAGGATGTTGAGGTTGGTGGTGAGTTCCAAGCCAAGGACTACCATGATCCTCCACCAGCTCCATTGGTAGATGCCCAAGAGTTAACTCAGTGGTCCTTTTACAGGGCTATAATAGCTGAGTTCATTGCCACCCTTTTGTTTTTATACATCACTGTGTTAACAGTGATCGGATACAAGAGCCAAGTTGATCCAGATAAGGGTGGTCAAGATTGTGATGGTGTTGGCATTCTTGGTATTGCTTGGGCCTTTGGTGGCATGATTTTCATCCTTGTTTACTGCACTGCTGGTATCTCAG GGGGACATATCAACCCAGCAGTGACCTTTGGGCTTTTCTTGGCTCGTAAGGTATCATTGGTTCGAGCCATACTTTATATGGCTGCTCAATGTTTAGGAGCCATTTGTGGGTGTGGGTTAGTCAAGGCTTTCCAAAAGAGTTATTACAACAAGTATGGTGGAGGAGCTAATAGCTTGGCTGATGGATACAGCACTGGCACTGGTTTGGCTGCTGAAATTATTGGCACATTTGTGCTTGTTTACACTGTTTTCTCTGCAACTGATCCCAAAAGAAACGCAAGAGATTCTCATGTTCCT GTGTTGGCACCACTTCCCATTGGGTTTGCTGTGTTTATGGTTCATTTGGCAACTATTCCGATCACCGGAACCGGAATCAACCCTGCTCGTAGTTTCGGAGCTGCTGTTATGTTCAACCAGGACAAGCCATGGGATGACCAT TGGATATTCTGGGTTGGACCATTCATTGGAGCTGCCATTGCTGCAATTTATCACCAGTATATCCTCAGAGCAGGAGCTGCTAAAGCTCTTGGATCCTTCAGAAGCAGCTCAGCCATGTAA
- the LOC121230440 gene encoding aquaporin PIP2-2, whose product MAKDVEVGGEFQAKDYHDPPPAPLVDAQELTQWSFYRAIIAEFIATLLFLYITVLTVIGYKSQVDPDKGGQDCDGVGILGIAWAFGGMIFILVYCTAGISGGHINPAVTFGLFLARKVSLVRAILYMAAQCLGAICGCGLVKAFQKSYYNKYGGGANSLADGYSTGTGLAAEIIGTFVLAYTVLSATDPKRNARDSHVPVLAPLPIGFTVFMVHLATIPITGTGINPARSFGAAVMFNQDKPWDDHWIFWVGPFIGAAIAATYHQYILRAGAAKALGSFRSSSAM is encoded by the exons ATGGCTAAGGATGTTGAGGTTGGTGGTGAGTTCCAAGCCAAGGACTACCATGATCCTCCACCAGCTCCATTGGTAGATGCCCAAGAGTTAACTCAGTGGTCTTTTTATAGGGCTATAATAGCTGAATTCATTGCCACCCTTTTGTTTTTATACATCACTGTGTTAACAGTGATTGGATACAAGAGCCAAGTTGATCCAGATAAGGGTGGTCAAGATTGTGATGGTGTTGGCATTCTTGGTATTGCTTGGGCCTTTGGTGGCATGATTTTCATCCTTGTTTACTGCACTGCTGGTATCTCAG GGGGACATATCAACCCAGCAGTGACCTTTGGGCTTTTCTTGGCTCGTAAGGTATCATTGGTTCGAGCCATACTTTATATGGCTGCTCAATGTTTAGGAGCCATTTGTGGGTGTGGGTTAGTCAAGGCATTCCAAAAGAGTTATTACAACAAGTATGGTGGAGGAGCTAATAGCTTGGCTGATGGATACAGCACTGGCACTGGTTTGGCTGCTGAAATTATAGGCACGTTTGTGCTTGCTTACACTGTATTATCTGCAACTGATCCCAAAAGAAACGCAAGAGATTCTCATGTTCCT GTGTTGGCACCACTTCCCATTGGGTTTACTGTGTTTATGGTTCATTTGGCAACTATTCCGATCACCGGAACCGGAATCAACCCTGCTCGTAGTTTCGGAGCTGCTGTTATGTTCAACCAGGACAAGCCATGGGATGACCAT TGGATATTCTGGGTTGGACCATTCATTGGAGCTGCCATTGCTGCAACTTATCACCAGTATATCCTCAGAGCAGGAGCTGCTAAAGCTCTTGGATCCTTCAGAAGCAGCTCAGCCATGTAA
- the LOC121203589 gene encoding uncharacterized protein encodes MDFKTLKLMIFHGSLARRVLLRALMVITALSIVPLLQIISGVDLESGYSSSFIFPGTFAFSKAWGSFKMVQYGGNGNLTTSVVKELMGKNMLNYSAKALCVGEGSMSAVMALKDLGFFDVHGVYRHPFFSLKHKKFIYELDYEDKSYDFVLSRDLDKVSVPALLLLEIERVLKPGGIGAILIGPTGSDPTSLIRSATPVSSLLKASIVVYVDHLNELTLVVFEKKLENVTYFEQYRLPADCPSMTNNKAIMNHIEPLMEVKPMEFEENIAYLPEFVNVSSKQRLVYIDIGASEHMNSNVSSWFFPSYPLDHKAFDVYFVDHNISVMLSYIKRPGINFVYYPGLAENRAALSSTNRDSDPFVEDEGFDFQLWFKDTVQYADYVVLKMNAGDVELQLLSDLFESGIICFIDELFLHCSDRTESGQAVKGRDCMSLFKSLRRAGVYVHQWWGA; translated from the coding sequence ATGGATTTTAAGACCTTGAAATTGATGATCTTTCATGGTTCTTTAGCAAGACGTGTACTTTTACGTGCTCTAATGGTGATTACTGCTTTGTCAATTGTTCCTCTACTGCAAATCATATCTGGGGTTGACCTTGAATCTGGTTATTCAAGTTCATTTATATTCCCAGGCACTTTTGCCTTCTCTAAAGCTTGGGGTTCATTTAAAATGGTTCAATATGGAGGAAATGGGAACTTGACAACCAGTGTGGTTAAAGAGCTAATGGGAAAGAACATGTTGAATTACAGTGCAAAAGCTCTATGTGTTGGTGAAGGTTCAATGTCAGCTGTCATGGCATTGAAAGACTTGGGATTCTTTGATGTTCATGGGGTTTATAGGCACCCCTTTTTCTCTCTTAAGCATAAGAAATTCATTTATGAGCTTGATTATGAAGACAAATCTTATGATTTTGTGTTGTCAAGGGATTTAGATAAAGTATCTGTCCCTGCGCTTCTTTTGCTTGAGATTGAACGTGTTCTTAAACCAGGTGGAATTGGTGCTATACTTATTGGTCCTACTGGTTCAGACCCTACTAGCTTGATTAGATCGGCTACACCGGTTTCTTCTCTATTGAAAGCTTCTATTGTTGTTTATGTTGATCATTTGAATGAGCTTACATTAGTTGTATTCGAGAAGAAACTTGAAAACGTCACTTACTTTGAGCAATATCGTCTCCCTGCTGATTGTCCATCTATGACAAACAACAAAGCTATAATGAATCATATTGAGCCTCTTATGGAAGTGAAACCAATGGAGTTTGAGGAAAACATTGCTTATTTGCCTGAGTTTGTTAATGTATCTTCGAAGCAACGGTTGGTTTATATTGATATCGGGGCCAGTGAACATATGAACTCGAATGTTTCAAGCTGGTTCTTCCCATCTTATCCTTTGGATCATAAAGCTTTCGATGTTTATTTCGTTGATCATAATATTTCAGTGATGCTATCTTATATCAAAAGACCTGGTATTAACTTTGTTTATTACCCTGGCCTTGCTGAAAACCGAGCTGCATTGAGTTCAACTAATAGGGATTCGGATCCATTTGTTGAAGATGAAGGGTTTGACTTTCAACTCTGGTTTAAAGATACAGTCCAATATGCAGATTATGTGGTTCTGAAAATGAATGCAGGTGATGTGGAGTTGCAACTTCTATCAGATTTGTTTGAAAGTGGAATCATATGCTTCATCGATGAACTTTTTCTTCACTGCTCGGACCGAACTGAAAGTGGACAAGCTGTGAAAGGAAGAGACTGTATGAGTCTCTTCAAGTCCCTTAGAAGAGCTGGTGTTTATGTGCATCAATGGTGGGGAGCTTAG